The proteins below come from a single Triticum aestivum cultivar Chinese Spring chromosome 5D, IWGSC CS RefSeq v2.1, whole genome shotgun sequence genomic window:
- the LOC123120360 gene encoding uncharacterized protein: MDDGEAGNERSLGTCGGRGHHRPDLLHLASHVAASCSPRRCPSTRRSAWWSSKHAAKPWKSSWPCLAPHPPTRIAQFVSGLASDPSCSEGPVTTYAYGTHASLPTHRRTVNFAEEEIFVAQCHEQQRSGDHRFAKGFSAAIEGQYVDGDANNEMADRSGASNGEDVDRQQQHPPLPSAAMPQCYSSTKPILDNIDTIRKQLT, translated from the exons TCGTGGCCACCACCGACCCGATCTCCTCCATCTTGCCTCGCACGTAGCTGCCTCCTGCTCTCCTCGCCGTTGTCCATCTACTCGACGCTCGGCCTGGTGGTCGTCGAAGCACGCGGCAAAACCTTGGAAGAGCTCCTGGCCCTGCTTGGCGCCTCATCCGCCCACGAGGATCGCCCAGTTCGTGAGCGGCCTCGCCTCCGACCCATCCTGCTCGGAAGGGCCCGTCACCACCTACGCCTATGGAACTCACGCCAGCCTACCCACACACCGTCGCACAGTCAACTTCGCCGAG GAAGAAATATTTGTTGCACAATGTCATGAGCAACAGCGGAGTGGTGACCATCGCTTCGCCAAGGGCTTCTCTGCAGCCATCGAGGGTCAGTATGTAGACGGGGATGCCAACAACGAGATGGCTGATAGGAGTGGTGCCAGCAATGGCGAGGACGTCGACCGACAACAACAGCATCCCCCTCTCCCATCAGCGGCTATGCCACAATGCTACTCGAGTACTAAGCCAATATTGGACAACATTGATACAATCAGGAAGCAGCTAACATGA